Proteins from a genomic interval of Aspergillus flavus chromosome 7, complete sequence:
- a CDS encoding P-loop containing nucleoside triphosphate hydrolase protein: MAPKKPSTTAEVALVPLKNCLVNLPPSLVALLVNANTAAQNVIVELQYRPTSGKASGNSTQRSCYLGWTGMPSKRRLAPVVGKDGINSGPSSREQDISTVEMDTTFGRVLGLTEGQRVGIFIHLDPPVAHTINIEPLTPEDWEIIELHATFLELNLLSQIRALPNPTYSTAQPDHMHPLALHLSPTSTANIVITSLTPAPSDTSPFAKIAPDAEVIVAPKVRPRNTRGTRGDSRSVNGSSRRSVGGRSSGSTARTKSKSDSTSRGCLYFRGIDRQWTEQYFDGESEDDTNKGLRVWVEPEILASNELRGASWACITIVQPSGLKPPLDPQQQLNQAEQKSNEAGAPSTKLVAKVLPWVDAPHSEHLAMSTLLCSALGAEGMVGGIVRVEAAPPPLQKSAVKSIKVYPFMADTSKKKDGLKFGADTAAAKDALAERIKVIYGSPGSEKGLLSGPLTDGMVLPKADNQTTVSAFDGAIIRFDPPLKAASEPTFGWLQGSEQKLSLEVQSEIPRPSDQGSSPMPTEDTIPSTVPEMVGIDKIIRQSLDNLTKSSSILLTGGLGSGKTKLSHLLAHRLRKDHLFNVKYFSCRKLVTDETRISNIKETLNRLFMSASWCSRLGGQSVVILDDLDKLCPVETELQVGGDNGRSRQNSEVICSMVREYCSMNSSVVLLATAQSKESLNNVIIGGHVAREIIHIRAPDKEGRRKVLEQLTSQDKGASITMNGHAREASASTQGSWLDPSNPDSRPSSAGADGFVLSRDIDFLELAGKTDGYMPGDLVLLVSRARNEALIRSVQELSGTSKAITLGADDFENAIKGFTPASLRNVTLTSSTTTFAGIGGLHETRQMLLETLQYPTKYAPIFAQCPLRLRSGLLLYGFPGCGKTLLASAVAGECGLNFISVKGPEILNKYIGASEKSVRDLFERAQAARPCVLFFDEFDSIAPKRGHDSTGVTDRVVNQLLTQMDGAEGLSGVYVLAATSRPDLIDPALLRPGRLDKSLLCDMPNHTDRADIIKAVSSKLVMSDEVVARLDEVAARTEGFSGADLQAVVYNAHLEAVHDALGDHNADKPAAKSNTKQSTSTSTKSFIQFLYSTSEQANGTVSMPPPAAVAAKLDAIKSARRRQRQIAQGTTNAATPAANETTQEEPRQEIIIKWEHMERSLNTTRSSLSAAERRRLQAIYREFVVGRNGEMPNGESSQEIGGRTSLM, encoded by the exons ATGGCGCCCAAGAAACCCTCCACCACAGCCGAGGTTGCCCTCGTACCTTTGAAGAACTGTCTAGTGAACCTGCCGCCATCGCTGGTTGCACTGCTCGTCAACGCCAATACT GCTGCACAAAATGTGATTGTCGAGCTGCAATACCGACCTACATCCGGAAAGGCCAGCGGCAATTCGACACAACGATCATGCTATCTGGGGTGGACGGGGATGCCAAGCAAGCGGAGGCTTGCGCCAGTTGTTGGAAAAGATGGCATCAATAGCGGTCCCTCTTCTAGAGAACAGGATATCTCTACTGTCGAAATGGATACTACATTTGGCAGAGTCTTGGGCCTTACCGAAGGACAAAGG GTCGGAATATTCATTCACTTGGACCCTCCGGTAGCGCATACTATTAATATCGAGCCTCTAACTCCTGAGGACTGGGAAA TCATTGAGTTGCACGCAACTTTTCTGGAGCTTAACCTTCTTTCTCAAATCCGGGCTCTTCCAAATCCAACATACAGCACGGCTCAGCCAGACCATATGCATCCTCTTGCTCTGCATCTTTCCCCGACATCCACCGCCAATATTGTCATTACGTCTCTTACGCCGGCGCCGTCGGACACCTCCCCATTCGCCAAGATAGCACCCGATGCGGAAGTTATTGTTGCTCCGAAAGTGCGTCCCAGGAATACAAGAGGGACCCGAGGGGATAGTAGAAGTGTTAATGGGAGCAGCCGGAGAAGCGTCGGGGGGAGGAGTAGCGGAAGCACCGCGCGGACAAAGAGTAAATCAGACTCGACAAGCAGAGGATGTCTCTATTTCAGAGGTATCGATCGACAGTGGACTGAGCAGTACTTCGATGGAGAGTCTGAAGATGATACCAACAAGGGCCTCCGCGTTTGGGTAGAGCCCGAGATCCTTGCGTCCAACGAACTTCGTGGAGCCAGCTGGGCTTGCATCACTATCGTTCAACCTTCCGGCCTGAAACCTCCACTTGAccctcaacaacaactgAATCAAGCAGAACAAAAGTCAAACGAGGCTGGTGCGCCCAGCACAAAACTCGTTGCCAAAGTGCTTCCGTGGGTAGATGCTCCGCACAGTGAACACTTGGCTATGTCTACGCTGCTGTGTTCCGCTCTAGGTGCTGAGGGCATGGTAGGTGGCATCGTCCGTGTCGAAGCAGCCCCACCCCCATTGCAAAAATCAGCTGTCAAGTCAATCAAGGTCTATCCCTTCATGGCTGACacatcgaagaagaaggatgggTTAAAATTCGGTGCTGATACCGCAGCTGCAAAGGATGCGCTAGCCGAGCGTATAAAGGTAATATACGGTAGCCCTGGTTCAGAGAAGGGGTTACTGTCGGGACCTCTGACAGATGGAATGGTTCTCCCGAAGGCAGATAATCAGACAACAGTGTCTGCATTTGATGGTGCCATTATCCGATTTGACCCTCCCCTAAAGGCCGCTTCAGAACCAACATTCGGGTGGTTGCAGGGATCAGAACAGAAGTTGTCACTTGAAGTACAGTCTGAAATTCCCCGACCTTCAGATCAGGGCTCGTCCCCTATGCCCACGGAGGATACAATACCATCCACAGTACCAGAGATGGTGGGCATCGATAAGATCATCAGACAGTCTCTTGATAACCTAACTAAGTCGTCGTCAATCTTGTTGACTGGCGGACTTGGTTCTGGAAAGACGAAGCTTAGCCATCTCCTGGCACATCGACTTCGAAAAGACCACCTCTTCAATGTGAAATACTTCTCTTGTCGCAAGCTCGTTACTGACGAGACTCGAATCTCCAATATTAAAGAGACTTTGAACCGCCTTTTTATGTCCGCCTCCTGGTGCTCTCGCCTAGGCGGCCAGTCAGTCGTGATCTTGGATGATCTCGATAAACTGTGTCCGGTGGAAACGGAGCTACAGGTTGGAGGAGATAATGGCCGCAGCCGTCAGAACAGTGAAGTGATTTGCTCTATGGTGCGAGAATACTGCTCCATGAATTCTTCGGTGGTGCTATTGGCAACTGCACAGTCGAAGGAGTCGTTGAACAACGTGATAATCGGAGGCCATGTTGCCCGTGAAATCATTCATATAAGGGCTCCGGATAAAGAAGGCCGGCGGAAGGTGCTTGAGCAGCTGACAAGTCAAGATAAAGGCGCCAGTATCACTATGAACGGCCATGCACGAGAAGCTAGTGCATCTACCCAGGGCTCATGGTTAGATCCCTCGAATCCAGATAGCCGCCCGAGCTCTGCTGGAGCAGATGGTTTTGTCTTGAGTCGTGATATAGATTTCCTTGAACTAGCTGGCAAAACGGATGGATATATGCCTGGCGACTTGGTTCTCCTGGTCTCTCGGGCGAGAAATGAGGCTTTGATCCGCTCTGTCCAAGAGCTCTCCGGAACATCAAAGGCGATCACTCTCGGTGCTGACGACTTTGAAAATGCCATCAAAGGTTTCACACCAGCCTCCCTTCGTAACGTTACTCTCACGTCTTCTACTACAACATTTGCCGGCATTGGTGGCTTGCACGAGACTCGCCAGATGCTTTTAGAGACACTCCAATACCCTACCAAGTACGCTCCGATCTTTGCACAGTGTCCGCTGCGTCTGCGGTCTGGTTTGTTACTTTATGGCTTTCCTGGTTGCGGGAAAACACTTCTGGCTAGTGCGGTGGCAGGCGAGTGTGGCCTCAATTTCATAAGTGTCAAGGGTCCTGAAATCCTGAACAAATATATCGGTGCGAGTGAGAAAAGCGTACGAGACCTGTTTGAAAGAGCTCAAGCTGCTAGGCCCTGTGTCTTGTTCTTTGATGAATTCGACAGTATAGCACCCAAGCGTGGCCATGATTCCACAGGTGTCACAGATCGCGTGGTCAACCAACTGCTCACACAGATGGATGGAGCGGAAGGGCTTTCCGGAGTCTACGTTCTCGCCGCTACTTCTCGACCGGACTTGATCGATCCAGCACTGCTGCGCCCGGGTCGTCTAGACAAGTCTTTACTCTGCGATATGCCGAACCACACAGACCGTGCTGATATCATCAAAGCTGTCAGTTCGAAGTTGGTGATGAGCGACGAAGTGGTGGCTCGCCTAGATGAAGTTGCTGCACGAACAGAGGGCTTCTCTGGAGCTGATCTTCAAGCCGTCGTCTATAACGCCCACCTTGAAGCCGTCCATGATGCTCTCGGGGATCACAATGCTGATAAGCCAGCAGCCAAAAGCAATACCAAGCAGTCGACGAGTACCAGTACCAAGTCCTTCATCCAATTTCTTTACTCCACGTCGGAGCAGGCCAACGGAACGGTGTCTATGCCTCCACCTGCAGCCGTTGCGGCCAAGCTCGACGCAATCAAGAGTGCCCGGCGGCGCCAACGGCAAATTGCGCAAGGCACAACTAACGCCGCGACTCCTGCCGCAAATGAGACCACTCAGGAAGAGCCTCGTCAAGAGATCATTATCAAATGGGAGCACATGGAGCGATCACTCAACACAACACGCAGCTCACTCAGTGCAGCAGAGCGACGGCGACTGCAGGCGATCTACCGCGAGTTCGTGGTTGGTCGGAATGGCGAGATGCCTAACGGCGAGAGTAGTCAAGAGATTGGAGGGCGAACAAGCCTGATGTGA
- a CDS encoding DNA replication licensing factor MCM7 (DNA replication licensing factor, MCM7 component): MALLQYHAPVDYAAQLDAFKDFLTHFKTFESASASAATEAIEDLHIDGDRTSDEYDFMDDAEDENGAQREGSGRRRREPKLKYMQMLQDVADRERTNILIELDDLATFEKSLPEDTDLKLVESVQKNTKRYVDVLSQAADAVMPKETKEITFKDDVLDVIMSQREKRNEAMTMAMEADMDAAAAPSIFPPELTRRYTLNFKPITPSGSSSERESKALAVRNVRAEYLGGLITVRGITTRVSDVKPAVQINAYTCDRCGSEVFQPITTKSYLPMTECMSDECKQNNSKGQLFLSTRASKFVPFQEVKIQEMADQVPVGHIPRTMTVHCHGSLTRQLNPGDVVDIAGIFLPTPYTGFRAIRAGLLTDTYMEAQHITQHKKSYNELAMDSRTLRKIEQHQKSGNMYEYLARSIAPEIYGHLDVKKALLLLLIGGVTKEMGDGMHIRGDINICLMGDPGVAKSQLLKYIAKVAPRGVYTTGRGSSGVGLTAAVMRDPVTDEMVLEGGALVLADNGICCIDEFDKMDDSDRTAIHEVMEQQTISISKAGITTTLNARTSILAAANPLYGRYNPRVSPVENINLPAALLSRFDVMFLILDTPSRDSDEELAHHVTYVHMHNKHPENEDAGVMFTPSEVRQYIAKARTYRPVVPASVSDYMVGAYVRMRKQQKVDESEKKQFAHVTPRTLLGVVRLSQALARLRFSEEVVPEDVDEALRLVEVSKASLSNDGQGTADQTPSSKIYHLIRSMWESGAAAVGEDGELNMRRIRERVLAKGFTEDQLTMTIDEYDQLGIWQVNGNGTRLMFVGGDAEMDM, from the exons ATGGCTTTACTTCAGTACCATGCTCCTGTTGACTATGCGGCGCAGTTGGACGCCTTCAAGGATTTCCTCACGCACTTCAAAACATTCGAATCAGCTTCTGCATCCGCTGCGACTGAGGCTATTGAAGACTTACACATTGACGGAGACCGCACCAGCGATGAATATGACTTTATGGATGATgcggaagatgagaatggaGCCCAGAGAGAAGGATCAGGCCGCAGGCGCCGCGAACCAAAACTGAAGTATATGCAGATGCTCCAGGATGTGGCAGATCGCGAGCGCACAAATATCTTAATTGAGCTTGATGACCTAGCTACC TTCGAGAAATCCCTTCCGGAGGACACAGACCTTAAGCTTGTTGAATCCGTGCAGAAGAATACCAAGCGCTATGTTGATGTTCTCTCACAGGCTGCCGATGCTGTCATGCccaaggaaaccaaggagATCAC ATTCAAGGATGATGTACTTGATGTTATCATGTCACAGCGTGAAAAGCGGAACGAGGCCATGACTATGGCCATGGAAGCCGACATGGACGCAGCGGCAGCGCCCTCGATCTTCCCCCCTGAGTTAACCCGTCGATACACCCTGAATTTCAAGCCAATTACTCCTTCCGGATCAAGCAGTGAACGTGAATCCAAAGCCCTTGCGGTTCGAAATGTACGAGCAGAATATCTTGGTGGCTTGATCACTGTCCGAGGCATAACTACTCGTGTGTCGGATGTCAAGCCAGCCGTCCAAATCAATGCCTACACTTGTGATCGCTGTGGGTCTGAGGTCTTTCAACCAATCACTACGAAGTCATACCTTCCCATGACAGAGTGCATGTCAGATGAGTGTAAGCAGAACAACTCCAAGGGACAGCTGTTCTTGTCTACTCGTGCTTCGAAGTTCGTTCCTTTCCAAGAAGTGAAGATTCAGGAGATGGCAGATCAGGTTCCCGTTGGTCATATTCCACGCACAATGACTGTTCACTGTCATGGCAGCCTGACACGACAATTGAACCCTGGTGATGTGGTTGATATTGCAGGAATCTTCCTGCCCACCCCGTACACCGGGTTCAGAGCCATCCGTGCTGGATTGTTGACTGACACCTACATGGAGGCTCAGCATATTACGCAACATAAGAAGTCTTACAACGAACTCGCGATGGACAGCCGGACTCTTCGCAAGATCGAACAACACCAGAAGTCTGGGAACATGTATGAGTACCTGGCACGCTCGATTGCCCCTGAGATCTATGGCCACCTTGACGTGAAGAAGGCcttgcttcttttgctcATTGGAGGTGTCACAAAAGAGATGGGTGATGGCATGCACATTCGTGGTGATATCAACATTTGTTTGATGGGTGATCCTGGTGTTGCCAAGTCTCAGTTGCTGAAGTATATTGCTAAGGTCGCTCCTCGAGGCGTGTACACTACGGGCCGAGGAAGCAGCGGCGTCGGTCTCACGGCCGCTGTGATGAGAGATCCTGTGACGGATGAGATGGTATTGGAGGGAGGTGCATTGGTCCTGGCGGACAATGGCATTTGTTGTATTGATGAGTTTGATAAGATGGATGACTCTGACAGAACTGCCATCCACGAAGTAATGGAGCAACAGACGATTTCAATCTCCAAGGCAGGAATCACAACCACTCTCAATGCTCGCACGTCTATCTTGGCGGCTGCTAACCCGCTTTACGGGCGGTATAACCCACGTGTTTCTCCCGTCGAGAATATCAACCTTCCTGCTGCTTTGCTTTCACGTTTCGATGTCATGTTCCTTATTCTCGACACTCCCTCACGCGATTCCGATGAAGAACTGGCACATCACGTCACTTACGTCCATATGCATAATAAGCACCCCGAAAATGAAGATGCTGGTGTCATGTTTACCCCTAGCGAGGTTCGCCAATACATTGCGAAGGCACGTACCTATCGGCCCGTCGTTCCTGCATCCGTCTCGGACTACATGGTCGGTGCATATGTTAGAATGAGGAAACAGCAGAAGGTCGATGAGAGCGAGAAGAAGCAATTCGCCCATGTTACTCCACGTACTTTACTGGGCGTTGTTCGTCTTTCACAGGCTCTCGCTCGTCTTCGCTTTAGCGAGGAGGTTGTTCCGGAGGACGTGGATGAGGCACTACGTCTTGTTGAGGTCAGCAAGGCGTCTTTGTCTAACGATGGCCAGGGAACTGCGGATCAGACTCCCAGCAGCAAGATTTACCACCTCATTCGCTCCATGTGGGAGAGCGGTGCGGCAGCCGTGGGCGAAGATGGCGAGCTCAATATGCGGAGGATCAGAGAACGTGTGCTTGCTAAGGGCTTTACTGAAGATCAGCTCACGATGACCATCGACGAGTATGACCAGTTAGGA ATCTGGCAAGTCAATGGCAACGGCACACGTCTTATGtttgttggtggtgatgcggAAATGGATATGTAA
- a CDS encoding adhesin gives MQTLSILTTLLLATSSLVLANPTKPVCGTCNPLSGQNNCDITTSCINTGTRFHCACRAGYKASKDNNDITKQFRLNMPNYQFLVFTPESTVCNTLCDNPYGASPNLCAEVPIQNRCEV, from the coding sequence ATGCAAACCCTCTCCATTCTCACTACCCTCCTGTTGGCGACCTCCTCCCTCGTCCTCGCCAATCCCACCAAGCCCGTTTGCGGCACCTGCAACCCTCTGTCGGGCCAAAACAACTGCGACATCACGACTTCGTGCATCAACACGGGCACCCGGTTCCATTGCGCCTGTCGCGCGGGCTACAAGGCGTCGAAGGACAACAATGATATCACCAAGCAGTTCCGGTTGAACATGCCCAATTACCAGTTCCTGGTCTTTACTCCGGAGTCGACTGTGTGTAATACGCTCTGCGATAACCCGTACGGAGCGAGCCCGAATTTGTGTGCCGAGGTGCCGATTCAGAATAGGTGCGAGGTTTAG
- a CDS encoding YjeF domain protein, with protein MEVHHITTSPKILFSKVRKIVPPMLEKFHKGQHGRVAVIGGSLDYTGAPYFSSMASARLGCDMSHVICERSAATVIKSYSPNLMVHPILPSSESVKDPNSIDAPNLASPIVAMLSRLHALVVGPGLGRDGVTLKVVTEVLKEARSRSIPFVLDADGLLLVTEQPDLVKGYKDCILTPNVNEFSRLAKALNIEVPSIAQIESDGGDKTSRETEACEKLSQALGGVTIIQKGPHDVISNGVTSLVNDIVGGLKRSGGQGDTLTGSLGTLLAWRAAYHNGLWDSGEKDNQREAQSKQDIQAELESSDKRMSPATTLLLAAWAGSGITRECSRRAFEAKGRSMQASDLTDEVHESFLELIGEPEQSKMRL; from the exons ATGGAGGTTCATCATATAACGACTTCGCCCAAGATTCTCTTCAGCAAGGTACGCAAGATTGTGCCGCCTATGCTGGAGAAATTCCATAAAG GCCAGCATGGACGTGTTGCCGTTATTGGAGGATCACTAGA TTACACAGGGGCTCCATATTTCTCTTCCATGGCTTCGGCTCGACTAG GCTGCGATATG AGTCATGTTATCTGTGAGCGATCTGCGGCGACT GTCATTAAGTCTTATTCTCCGAACCTGATGGTTCATCCTATACTACCAAGTAGCGAGTCTGTAAAGGACCCCAATTCGATTGATGCGCCTAATCTTGCTAGCCCCATCGTGGCAATGCTATCTCGCCTCCATGCCCTAGTAGTGGGACCGGGATTGGGTCGTGACGGGGTTACGCTGAAAGTGGTGACGGAGGTCTTGAAGGAGGCGCGGTCCCGCTCAATACCGTTTGTCTTAGATGCCGATGGACTACTACTTGTCACCGAGCAACCAGATCTTGTTAAAGGATACAAGGATTGTATCTTGACGCCTAATGTTAACGAGTTCAGCCGTTTAGCCAAAGCGTTGAATATCGAGGTTCCCAGCATAGCCCAGATTGAGTCTGATGGCGGTGACAAGACGAGCCGAGAAACCGAAGCCTGTGAGAAACTGTCGCAAGCTCTTGGTGGCGTGACGATAATCCAAAAGGGACCTCACGATGTGATCTCAAACGGTGTAACGAGCCTCGTCAACGATATCGTCGGAGGATTGAAGCGCAGTGGAGGCCAGGGAGATACGCTCACGGGATCGTTGGGCACGCTGCTGGCGTGGCGAGCGGCTTATCACAACGGACTTTGGGATTCCGGTGAGAAGGATAACCAAAGGGAGGCGCAGAGTAAGCAAGATATTCAGGCGGAGCTTGAGTCATCAGACAAGAGAATGTCCCCAGCAACAACCTTGCTGCTTGCTGCCTGGGCAGGCAGTGGGATTACGAGAGAGTGTTCTCGCCGCGCCTTTGAGGCGAAGGGCAGGAGCATGCAGGCCAGTGACCTCACTGATGAGGTCCACGAGAGTTTTTTGGAGTTGATCGGTGAGCCGGAACAATCGAAGATGCGTCTGTAG
- a CDS encoding ribosomal protein P2 (unnamed protein product), whose translation MKHLAAYLLLALAGNSTPSVEDIKSVLSSVGIDADEERLQKVISELEGKDLQQLITEGSEKLATVPSGGAGAAAPAAGGAAAGGDAPAAEEKEEEKEESDEDMGFGLFD comes from the exons ATGAAGCACCTTGCCGCTTacctcctcctcgccctcgCTGGCAACTCCACCCCCTCCGTTGAGGACATCAAGAGCGTTCTCTCTTCCGTCGGTATTGATGCCGATGAGGAGCGCCTCCAGAAGGTCATCTCCGAGCTCGAGGGCAAGGACCTCCAGCAG CTGATCACTGAGGGTAGCGAGAAGCTCGCTACCGTTCCCTccggtggtgctggtgccGCTGCCCCTGCTGCTGGCGGTGCCGCTGCCGGTGGTGACGCCCCCGCCgctgaggagaaggaggaagagaaggaggagtcCGATGAGGACATGGGCTTCGGTCTCTTCGACTAA
- a CDS encoding 40S ribosomal protein uS19, translating into MADTEYNAEEAAAIKAKRTFRKFSYRGIDLDQLLDLSSEQLRDVVHARARRRFNRGLKRKPMGLIKKLRKAKQEAKPNEKPDLVKTHLRDMIIVPEMIGSVIGIYSGKEFNQIEVKPEMVGHYLGEFSISYKPVKHGRPGIGATHSSRFIPLK; encoded by the exons ATGGCTGACACCGAATAC AACGCTGAGGAGGCTGCCG CTATCAAGGCCAAGAGAACCTTCCGCAAGTTTTCCTACCGCGGTATTGACCTCGACCA GCTCCTCGACCTCTCTTCCGAACAGCTCCGCGATGTCGTGCACGCCCGCGCTCGCCGTAGGTTCAACCGTGGTCTGAAGCGCAAGCCTATGGGcctcatcaagaagctccGTAAGGCCAAGCAGGAGGCCAAGCCCAACGAGAAGCCCGACCTCGTCAAGACTCACCTCCGTGACATGATCATCGTCCCCGAGATGATCGGCTCCGTTATCGGTATCTACTCCGGTAAGGAGTTCAACCAGATCGAAGTCAAGCCCGAGATGGTTGGCCACTACCTTGGAGAattctccatctccta CAAGCCCGTCAAGCACGGTCGTCCCGGTATCGGTGCCACCCACTCTTCTCGTTTCATTCCCCTCaagtaa
- a CDS encoding putative SET and MYND domain protein → MYQECQRKDWKFAHAHECAIFKNLNPRILPSNARALLRMIVRTAHKKYTNGELELFSQLETHISEIRDQSPEQWERIALSSKAVKAYSGTDMKEETISAFGAKLELNSFNFTNILSDRIGLYLHPYAALINHSCNYNAAVTFDSDNLYIKATRPIQKGDQIFISYIDATNPVKLRRSELRERYYFDCHCAKCAKDLTEPEHSFLGPETQDDLSALEGAEIEAYELLNECSSAVETDPKKTAKRLRSSIKFLRKVGAWPVTEQPLVSLRDELIASLLADQDIGSGFVQAAVRYLRVDPVVYGDERHPVRQLHAYALARVAVSLDYGEDGDSAGLLGLVDVRMEPVLLAWSVLSRLVELEDEACTVPSFKTMVRWLFDDVNERFKGDKKKPEDRGDDIRREWEKIELLVDRALEKGY, encoded by the exons ATGTACCAGGAATgccaaagaaaagattgGAAGTTTGCCCACGCACACGAATGCGCAATCTTCAAGAACCTAAACCCTCGCATTTTGCCGAGTAACGCTCGTGCTCTTCTACGGATGATCGTGCGCACTGCGCATAAAAAATACACCAATGGGGAACTAGAGCTTTTCTCACAACTTGAGACTCACATCTCGGAAATCCGTGACCAGAGTCCGGAGCAATGGGAGCGTATTGCTTTATCTTCCAAGGCCGTCAAGGCTTACTCTGGAACAGATATGAAGGAAGAAACGATATCCGCCTTTGGTGCTAAA CTGGAACTAAActccttcaacttcaccaacaTTCTCTCCGACCGCATCGGTCTCTACCTACACCCCTACGCCGCCCTCATCAACCACAGCTGCAACTACAACGCCGCCGTCACCTTCGACAGCGACAACCTGTACATAAAAGCCACCCGCCCCATCCAAAAAGGCGACCAAATCTTCATCTCCTACATCGACGCCACAAACCCCGTCAAACTCCGGCGCTCCGAACTCCGCGAACGCTACTACTTCGACTGCCACTGCGCCAAATGCGCCAAAGACCTCACAGAGCCAGAACACAGCTTCCTAGGCCCAGAAACCCAAGACGATCTTTCCGCCCTCGAAGGCGCAGAAATAGAAGCCTACGAACTTCTGAACGAATGCTCCTCGGCCGTGGAAACCGATCCCAAGAAAACGGCTAAAAGACTTCGGTCGTCTATTAAGTTTCTACGGAAGGTTGGCGCTTGGCCTGTTACGGAACAgcctcttgtttctttgagAGATGAGTTGATTGCTTCGTTGCTGGCGGATCAGGATATCGGTTCTGGGTTTGTGCAGGCTGCTGTAAGATATTTGCGTGTTGATCCGGTTGTTTATGGGGATGAGCGGCATCCTGTTCGTCAGTTGCATGCGTATGCGCTGGCTAGGGTGGCGGTTTCTTTGGATTATGGAGAGGATGGGGATTCTGCTGGTTTGCTTGGGTTGGTGGATGTGAGAATGGAGCCTGTGTTGCTTGCTTGGTCGGTTTTGAGTCGGCttgtggagctggaggatgaggctTGTACTGTGCCGAGCTTTAAGACGATGGTTAGGTGGTTGTTTGATGATGTGAATGAGAGGTTTAAGGGGGATAAGAAGAAACCAGAGGACAGGGGAGATGACATAAGGAGGGAGTGGGAGAAGATTGAACTGCTTGTTGATAGAGCGCTTGAGAAGGGATATTAA